AGAAGCCACTGGAGCAGCCAGGGCCCTCGGAACGGCGTTGTCTCTGAAGGAGCCGCCCCAGTGCACCACGGCCCAGGCCGAGGGCAGAAGGAGCACAAGGGCACAGGCGCACCGGCGGCTGTTTCCCTCCCCGTGACCTGACACCCTGGACTCCACTGCGAGGAGCCCAGACAGCACCCAGGGCTGTCCCAGGTGAGCCACCTGTGCCTGGGGGGCACCCACTTCTTCATGGGAGCCGGGGTAATGTGGCAGAAGATGCAGCCAGTCTGAAAAGAACAGGGTGCTGAAGCAGTGACCTGTGTTCACTGACTGGCTGGCCATCCTCTGGACGTGGCCTGTGGGCCCCCATAGCCCTCTGTCATCCGTCCCACCACCACCATTCCCAGAGCTGGTGCCACAGCAGGCAGCCACGGAGTGCAGCGTCTAGACCAGCACTTGGGACACGACACGGAGGACCCACGTGTAACCAGGTCTGCCAGGCACGCCAAACAAGCGGCCCCCCAGCCGTGCCCCAGCGCCTTGAGGAGCAGACCCCTAGGGCTGAGTGCCCCCaggatggctgcccttgcacacCCACCGCAGCATCCCCACGGGATGCACTCCCTACTGTGAGCAGAGGGGCTGGCTTGGTGCTCCTTGGGGCCTTTTCTCACACCAGTGTTTGTGACTGCAGTTTATGCAGAACCCGGCACTCTGGAATCCAGAAGCTTCTGCAGTGCGGGGTACCAAGTGCAGTCCCAGCCTTGTGTGACTTGGCTTTTGATGGGGTCTGATGCAGCTTTGCTGGGCCTTGGGCTCCGGCTCAGAAGGCCTGGTGTGGCTGGTCTCCGAGAGCCTGATGACACGGGCCTGCCGTCCCCATTGCCTCACCTCCCCAGGGGCAGTGGCCTGCTCTGAGCCACTGGGGTCATTCCCAGAACATCACACATGGAGAGCCTGGGGGTGCAACCCAGGCCCTTGCTGCTGGTGAGGCAGTGGCCCAGACGTGGGGGCCGGCCAGGACCCAGGCTCCACATGGGTCTTGGCAGCACTGGTGCCAGCTGACGTGCCTGGAAGCGCCCGGACAGCCTTTTCCTCTCGAGCTTTAAGGGGTGAATCGCGCGGTGGGGTACAGGTCGGCCACAGGCTCCCCCGCTGCACGGGGCAGTACAGAGGGATTCTCTGTTCTTTCTCGGGGCTGGTGATGACGCTGGGGGCATCACAAGCTCTCACAGGCTGGCCCAGGGGGATGCACAGTCCCCACAGCTCATGCTGCAGCCCACCAGTGGCCCTCCCTTCCGGACATGGAGTCCCGAAGCCCAGGTGGCGCAGAGCGAGGCCGGGAGGGGCAGCCTCCAAGAGCTGAGGCAGGGCCGGCATGGGCAGGGCAGCTGCGGGGGCCCCGGGCAGGCCGCCCAGGGCTTGGAGGCCTGAGGGAGCCTCGGCCACCTGCACAGTGTGGCTGTCGGGGAAGCGGCTTGGACTCCACCTCGGGGACAGTGCCGTGGCAGGGCCTGCTTCCAGCTCCCACTTCACAGGCGGATGGGCTGCGTCCGGGGCGGGATGTGTCCACCTCAGTGGCCGGGCCAGCGTCACCTCTGGCTTGTGTGATGACCCGGGGGTTGGGGGACAGGAAAAGGAAGCCCCATGCAGTTTTCAGAGAAGATGGTTGGAGTTTGGGAGAGGCTGCGTGAGGCCCTGGAGGGGGCCCCGTCCCTTCAGAGCCGGGGGGTGGGGCGAGCCCCCCTCCAACTGAGGAGACAGCGGAGCAGGGAAGGAGGTGCTGGGAGGCCAGGCCATCCAGGGTGGGCCCCGAGTTCTGGGGGAGACCCAGCAGAGGGCTCCTCAAACAGCTGGAAGTCAGAATTAAGGCCCATCCTGGAGAGCCCCTTCCCAGCCCTCCTGGGCATCACCCATGTTGTGGTGATGGCTGCGGAGAGGCTGGCTGCGGTGACCCGGCAGCTCTGTGAAGAGGCCTGTGGTGGGCGCCATGTCCTGGCATTACTGAGAAGCGATGCCAGCCACCATCCCCGTGGTGACCGGGCCATAGCATCCTGAGGCCGACTTTTCACTGTTGACGTGTTTTTGAAAGCTGCTGATGCTAAAGTTTCTCCTCTAGAAAATTCTTCCCCCAGATAAAAATGATATTTGGGTCATGGAAAAGCTATCCCCAGCCACTATCCCATCCGTCCACCCACTGAGCTGCCTTCACCCCCACACTCACCGGAGTTTGCCCCACGGCAGAAACTAAGGCAGTACATTTTGGTTTTGTAAGTCTGTGCAAGTGTCCATAGAAACAGCCCCAGTGGTAGTGACTCCAGTCCTGGGCATCGTGCCCACGCACCGGTGCGGCCCAGTTTGATGCAGGAATCCAGGTGGAAGGGTGCACGGCAGGAAGCCCAAAGTGGCACAGTGGTGGGAGCAGGAGCCCAGACTCGTTTGTGTCCATGTTCCCGCCAGCCTGCGTGGTCACCAGAAACCCAGGGCGGGCAGGAGGAGGGATGGGAAGCGAGGAGTGGGCCTGCCCCCTCGAGGCGCTGCGGTGGGCCGCTCCGCCCACCCTTGGACGAGAACCAGGCTTGTCATGCCTCCCGTTTCTCTCCTAGTCATCCTGGCCAAGTACGGGCTGGACGGGAGAAAGGACACCCAGGCCACAAGCAACTCCCTCAACGGTGGTGCCCAGGACGACAGCCTGGGGGACCCCCGGCTGGAGAAGCTGTGGCACAAGGTACCCCTCATCGCTTTCCATGAACTGCAGAAGTTACACTCCCTTCAGGAGTTAGGGGGGACACCTGCTAGGGCTCCCATGTAGGGTCTCACAGGGCCGTGGCTTCTCCAGAGCTCGCGCCGTTCTGCTGCGGCTGTCTCTCCCTTCCCCGTGAGCATCCCCTGCTTCCCGATGTGGAATGCCCACTGCCCGCCCAGTGAAGGAATCGTGCTCTGCACGTAGCCCTCAAGCTGCAAATGTCAGGAATGTGCTTGACAAGATGTGGTGACACGAGCTTGCAGCGTGACACAGGTGGAGTTCATACTCGGGGTTCAGTTCTGGGTTTGATCGGCACACGGTTTCTGAGATTCAGACAGGTGCCTTCACCTGCGGCCGGTGTTGGGACTGGGCTGGCAGCAGCAAGTTTGTCGGGTGGGGTGCGCTGGGCcgcccccagccccttcctgtgGATGTGCGAACCTCGGGTGGGGGCCGGCGCCAGCCAGCCTGGGATGAGCGCCCACTGCATTCCTTTCTCCTGGCTCCTGTCCAGGACGTTCTGTCCAGACCACATTGAGCAGGGCCGAGAATTGGAACTCACAGCCGCCTGTGTCCTTGGTCACAAGGGCTGAGCTGGAGGGAGGCTCTGCTGTGGCCAGGGGACCTGCCCTGTCTGCATGTCACCACATGGCCCCGGGGGCCGGGTGGGGTGATGATGCCACTGACCTGGGGTCCCTTCTGGAAGGGGACCTTGGCCACTCCCGCACCTACATCTATGGGGCCATGCTGCTCCCCACACCCGGCTACCTTGTGGCTGTCCGCCCATCAGGCCTCAGAGACACTCAGAGTTGgcaacagtttttattttctgccACACAGCCGTTCAGTTGAGGTCTCAGCCTGCACATAACCAGTGCTGTGGCTGGACCGGCCCCTGTGGTTCTTGCTAGGATTGTAAGATGCCCTCAACAGTGACATCAGGAAACGTAAAAGAGACAAGGTTTATCACTTACAGGTGCTGGAAATTTCCCGCCACGCCTGGGGCCACATGGCGAGgtctggaggtggtggtgggagagGGTGTGGGTGCACATGAGGGCCTGGGGGTCTGCTCTCCTGGGGtcgggagtggaggcctagggtGTCAGGGGCTCACTCTTTATTGGTGAGTTTAAAACATAAGAGTGGGAATTTAAAGCACTGGACAAGAAAAACTAGCGGCCCAAATGGTCAGTTACATAAATCACCCACAATCTCTGACACAGAGGAGCTAGGGGGGTGCGGCCGACTCCTTTTCCAGCTGTGCAGCGGCAGGGGGACCGCTGAGCGCCTCTTTGAGGGTGATGCCTTGGGCCATCGAAGCCACTGTCGGGGCTCAGCTGGAGGCCCCAGTTGAAGGTGTCAGGATGAGAATGGCCAGCACTTCACTCGGGGGGCACCTTGCTGTGAGGTGAACGGGCCAGGGGAGGGGCCCCCCAGGCTGGACGGTGACCAGGCCCGGTGCTCACTGAGGCCACTCTGCATAGGCGAAGACCTCCGGGAAGTTCTCTGGCGAGGAGCTGGACAAGCTGTGGCGGGAGTTCCAGCACCACCGGGAGAAGGTCCTCGAGTACAACATCCTGCTGGAGACCGCGAGCAGGACCGAAGGTGCCGCCGCCCCGCACCCTCCCCGCACGCCGTGGGCTCCACCGCGTGCTGAGCAGGCCTGGTGCTCCGGGGGCTCCCCGTGGCACATCCGGTCGGATGAAGCCTGGAGGACGCGGCCCGCCTGGCCCATCGCAGCCTCGCCTGCCCAGGAAGACGCACAGGCGCTGCCTTTGGTGTGGTGTGGTGGCGCCTCTGTGTTGGGCTCTGCCTACACTGCAGATGCGTGGTTGCCCTCCTCGGGAAGTCAGGCTGCCCGCAGGGAGGGTGGTGCAGGGCACTGGGGTCGGCCTGTGCGCTCACGCATGCCCGGAGGTGGCGAGGACAGCtctgtgggaggaggcagaggcccACCAGCTCTCGCGGCCCAGGGGCTGTGGGTGGCGGCTCAGGGTGGCTCGGCCACAGCTGCCCTTGGCAGGCCCCCTGCAGGCGTTCTGTCTCCTCTCCCACAGAAATTCAGGAAAACGTCATCAGTCCCTCGGATGTGAGCCACATCAAGGGGGATGTGCTGCACAGCAGGCACGCGGAGCTGAAGGACAGGCTCCGGGGCATCAACCAGGGCTTCGACCGCCTGAGGAAGGTCAGCCACCAGGGCTACGGCTCCGCTGCTGGTGAGCGAGACCCTCCCCGGCCCTTGCCTCTCTCCAGTCCGGGAGCCACACGGCTGTTTTCCGTCTCCCCCCCTTCACGTGTGTCGGTCTTCCTGCGGCCTTCAGTCAGGACCCCTGCCGCTTGGTGGCTCATACCAGAGCCCCTCGCTCACACTGCCTCTGCAGGACCGGCTGCCGGAGCCCGGGCGGGTTTTCAGGAGACCTGCCACGCAGCCACTGCCCCTGGCCTCCAGAGCCCACCCGCGTTCTCCGCCTCACATACCACACAGCTGGGTGGCGGCCTGTTCCACACCCGGGGAGgcagaggggcaggaggcagTCCCTGGCCCGCCTCCGCCCcctgtgtgcccttgggcaggACTCCACCCTACCTGGGCTCGCTTGGCTGGCTGTGGAGGGGTGAAAGGACCTCCCCGTGGGCCCATGTGGGAAGGGGGGCCAAAGCCCAGCGGGGTGGCGGGGCTGCTGTGCCAGGTGCCCCCAGCCCCCTCTCTCCCCTGAGGCAGGCTGGGTCCTCGTGCTCTCCTGTCGGTCTGCCGACTCCTTCCAGCAGCCGCCCCAAAGCCCCCGAGGGCCCCAGGCAGGAAGGGGTCCACTGAGGGACGGGGTGCAGCTGCTGGCAGTGTGCCCCGTGAGCTTGTCTCTCCACTCCACTCATGAATGCTGGCTGAGGTCCAGGGGTCCTTCCCATTCGCTCTGCTCTGCTTCAGAGCTGGGGCAGGAGTGGCCTGAGCCTCAGCCCTGAACTGGGAGGACCGGTACCATCCTCCGGATGCCCCAAGGAGCCCTTGGCCGCTCCACCCACGCCCCTGCAGCCCCGAGGGCAGAGGAGCACGAGAGGCTCTGTACCTGTGGCAGGTCCCTCTGCACGTGTGGGCAAGTGGTTGTGCACACAGGAGCCACGGCTTGGCTCTGACCCAGGGGCAGGTGAGGGCACCACTCAAGCTGTGTGCCCAGAATGGGCCCTGCAAGCCGTGGACGAATGCTTATGAAAATAATGCTCTTCGCTTCCagaggacacagcacacacatgcacacaccacacacgtCCCCTGGGTGAGCCTGGGCACAGCCCCCAGGCATCACGGGGGCCACCACACAGACCCCTGAGACTGCTTCTGCTCTTCTGCCAGAGTTTGAGGAACCGCGAGTGATTGATCTGTGGGACCTGGCCAGGTCAGCCAACTTCACTGAGAAGGAACTGGAGTCCTTCCGGGTAAGGAGGCAGACCTCCGCGCTGGGCAGCGTGGGGAAGGACCCTCCTGCTCCTTGCCCTCTGTATCCCTCTGCGCTGGCTGGAGGCCTGTGTGGAACCGCCACATGCACGTCTCTGTCAGGTGAAGCCGGCGCAGCCATGGGTGTGCCAGCCTGAGGACTTAGGGTTGTGCAGAAGCCGTGGGCAGAGAGGTACTTGGAGGAGGAGAGAAGGAGCCTGCGTGGGGGCCTGGCAGCGGGCCTGGAGGGATGGGCTTTGGGTCACCTGGGAACCACCTCAGTGGGTCCTGTTGTGATAAAGCTGCTGCATACTGGTGGGTTGGGGTCAGGGGAGGACACAGGCCAGTGGGTCAGGTCAGGGTCGGGGAATGTGGGCCGGTGGGTCAGGGTTGGGGAGGACATGGGCTGGTGAGTCGGGGGTCAGGGTTGGGGGGATGCGGGCCGGTGGGTCGGGGGTCAGGGTTGGGGAGGACACAGGCCGGTGGGTTGGGGTCGGGTTCGGGGTGATGTAGGCCAGTGGATCGGGGTCGGGGAGGACATGGGCTGGTGAGTCGGGGGTCAGGGTTGGGGGGATGCGGGCCGGTGGGTTGGGGTCGGGGTCGGGGTGATACAGGCCGGTGGGTCGGGGTTGGGGAGGACACGAGCCGGTGGGCCGGGGGGATGCGGGCCGGTGGCATCGAGCTGCCATTGCCCGAAGGGGAGCCTGCCTAGGGAGAGAGGCCTCCGAGGAGCGGTCGTCACGGGGAGGCGCTTGGCGTCGTGTTGGGAGGTCAGCTGAGTGCTAGGCCCACCCTTGCAGGGCTTACACCAGTTCAGAGAGACACATGTAACCCCACTCCACCCCAAGTCCCCCACTCTGAGGCCCGGAAGCTCCGCCCAGACCAGGACTGTGGTGGAATCGGCaccctgggtgggcagggaggccagGAGCTGTGGACGAAGCCGGGTGCCCGGCAAGTGTCGGTCCCTGAGGGGTCGGGTCGGGGAGGCTGTTGGGGGGCGACGAGGGCCCACAAAGGCCGTCAGACCTGGTGGGCCCTGGGGGTGCTGCCGGCCGTATTTCCAGGGCAGCTGTGCAGGCTGCATGGCGCGGGGGCCTGGCGTGCGCAGCTTCAGGGTGGGGCCCCCAGAGGGTCTGGTCCCTGCACCACGCGTGTGGCCCCCTCCTTAGGGGACCCTATTGTGGCAGGAAGGGCATGTTGGGGGGAAATTCAGTTTAAACCTTGTTTTAGGAGGAGCTGAAGCACTTTGAATCCAAAATTGAAAAGCATAACCACTACCAGAAGCAGCTGGAAATTTCTCATCAAAAACTGAAACATGTGGAGAGCTTAGGTGACGCTGAGCACGTCAGCCGCAACAAAGAGAAATACGCTTTGCTGGAGGAGAAGACCAAGGAGCTCGGCTACAAGGTGCGCACGTGGCTGCCTGGGGGCTGCCCCCGTCCTGCCCGCTGTTCCGTAGGCGTGTCGGCACCAGAGTGCCGGCCTTCCCCCCGCAGAGTCTGGTGGTGGCATCGGGCTGCGGCCCTGCAGGGGGCGGGGCTGTGTGCAGTGGTGCCAGGacaggctggggcagggcaggggcttcCTAGTTCCTCCCACCGcatctgcctctgggcctgtggaggGTGGGGCACCTCTGTGGCCACCTGGACTCTCAACCAGCTGACCTGGTGCAGGGGAGTGAGCGTGGGCGTGGACggggctgcagccagggcccCCCTCCGCTGCACAGCTGGATCCTGTCCCTAAAAACGTGCAGCCAGTCACTGGTCCTGAGCACCCTCACTCCCATACAAGCCGCCTGAAGTCACCTCGGACTCTCCTGGGTGCACGCACTAGGCAGCAGTTTCCTGAGAACTCGGCTTGGTGCACTTGGAGACCACGCTGTGTCCCACAGGAGACACGCTGTGTCCCACAGGAGACAGGGACCCAgacaggcagcagcaggtggctCCACAGGGTTACCCTGTCTGACCTGGACAGGGTGTCGGCTCCATTTGGGGTGGCATCCGGACCCCAGGTGATACACAGGCACGTAGGGCAGCTGAGTCCAAGACGGACACTCACTGCGGAGCAATTCGTCCATCAGGTCTGCTTTCCAAACCCTCCGGGGTGACTGTCTACCCTGGACGGGCCATGAACTGGCACGGTCACCAGGCCACTGCCTCATGCTGTGGACCAGCTGAGGTGGGACTAGCCGATGCCGCCCCACGGGGCTCTGGTTGGGGCAGGTGTGGGGCGGGTGCCCAGCCAGGCATTAAAACGTGAAGCACCCTTTATACAGAAACTTGTTTCTCAGTGTGGTCTGCTTCTagctattttaatattctttggtGATCATTTTTTAGTTAATAAAGAGctgttatttatttatggcaGTTTCTGGATGGGCAGATAAGTAGGGAGCTCAGAagttaccatttttaagtgtgtacCTCCTGATCTTGGGCAGACCCTGTAACTGGTCTCTGCTGTGTGTTCTCTTCAGGTCAAGAAGCATTTACAGGACCTGTCCAGCCGCATCTCGAGAGCTCGCCACAATGAGCTCTGAGAGCCCCGGGAGCCGGCCAGTGGGAGGAAGGGAGCGCCAGGGTCAGGGTCTCCCGAACACAGCCAGCGTGCGTGCGCGGTGGGGACGTGCCACGCGGCCCTTGGCGGGGAAGGACCGGTTCACGTGCTGCCGTGCGCCCCGCACGGGGTCTGCGCAGCCACACCCCAGCTGCCCCGATGGGCATGGCCCCTTCCGTCAAGCAGGGCTGGTGGCAGCCCCAGGGGCACGGCTGATTTCCAGCTGCCAGTGAGTGGTGGTCCTCGGTGCTGGGTGTCAGTCCATGTTGGAACCTCACAGATCTGCCACTGGAGGTGCCGCGTGCACAGAGTCCCTCACAATACACTGGCATTTAAGTCGCTCGGCTGGTTGGTCGTCTCGCCGCGTCTGCGTCATCTTGCCACCTGGGTCTTTGCAGTCCGCGCTCTGGCTCCTCTGCCAGCTTGAGGTGCCCTCTTCCTCTCCCGCACCCACACCCTGTTCTCTGTTGCATGAGGTGAAGGAGGGGCCCGCAGCTTTGCAGCTCCGCACCCTCCCACGGCAGGCTCCCCCTGCCTCGACACCCAAGAGTGTTCTGGAATCGAACTTGTGGGGGAAGAGGCACAGCACTGTGACCTCAGGCCCCCTCTGTACAGCTGAGGGGGCCCTGCTCCAGCCCTGTCCGACCCCCCCCCCCGGTGGATCTGGGTCAGGAAGAGCCCAGCAAGGCCACAGGGCTGGGTGTCCAGCAGAGGTGCCTCACTGTCACTGACTGACTGTCCCTGGGGAGTGGGGGGCGGGGGCTGGGGGGTTCGTTCTCAGGCTCCAAGCAGACAGTCCCAGGGGGCATCTGACGTGACTCCCAAGTCTGGACCCGGAAGAGGCTTGACGGGCTGCCTTCCCGTGCTGGCCACGGCTGGATCTCAGCCAGGATGTTGGgatccaccacacacacatgccctGTTAGCCATGTGGTAGAAAAACCAAGGCCAAAGGAGCGGATGGCCTCGCAGCGGGCGGTACGGCACCGCCCTGCTCCCCCTGGGTCACTGGGCCCCTGGCAAGGGGCGGGGCTCAGCCTGTCACAGGAGCCGCCCTCTGGCCCTCGGTGTCGGTTCTGCCACCGAGTGGGCCAGCTGGCATGACCCTTGCGGTGCACGGCAGCTCTCGGCCATTGCTGGGCCTCCTGGGCGGGGTGCTTGTCCCTCAGCAGCACATCTGAGGTGCAGAGAAGGGCTCGCTGCCAGGCCTCTCTGCCAGCGTCTGTGGGCTCAGAGCCCCAAGCCTCACGCTCGGGTGTTGTCTGGGCACCCCTTGTGTGCGGCAGGATAGCCCTGGCCCTCACGGGATTGCAGTCAAGGGTGGGGGTACACCACCTGCAGTGAGGCACGGCCCAGGACGGGAGAAAACAGGCAGACACTGACTCGGTTTACCACATGAGGAGCTATAATAGAGGCACTGCCTGTGCGTCACACGTGCAGGAGAAAGAGCTGCGTCCTGGTGGTGGGTCTTCGCTGTCCCTTCCCTGAAGGAAGCAGGTAGGGCAGGAGGACCCAGACAGAGGCCAGTAGTGCAGTTTGTTTTTAGCTTCTGAAGAATTGCTTGAAGTAAAACGCCTTCATAAAAGTGCAGAAGACACACCTGCAGCTCTGCATGGCCCTGAGTCGCCATGGAGCCCGCCCCTAAGTCCAGGTGCAGAGAGGACTGTGGTCCTCCGGCACTCCGGCCCCTAGGACTTCTCTCTGATCCCTGGGGGGTGCTAACGGCAGGTGGGGCCTCTGGTCATGCGGGCGGAGCCCTCGTGAATGAGGTCAGGGCCTTAGGAAGGAGGCCCCAGAGAGCCTGGCTCCTTcctctgtgaggacacagccGGAAGGCAGCTCCCCTGAGCCCCTGAGCCAGGTCTCCACACTCAATCTGTCCACACCCTGACtgggcttctggcctccagacgaAGGGAAATGAGTGTGATTTGAGCTGCCCAGTCTGTGGAGTGCCCTGAACAGAGTAAGCCACACCTCTCAACTTTTAATAGGGTGGATTGCTGTCTGAACTTCACAGATAGGAAatgatgctgtgtgtgtgtgtgtgtgtgtgtgtgtgtgtggaaatgctgtgtgtgcgtgtgtgtgtgcgcccgCGTGCGGTCTGGCTTCCTTTTGTTGGTAACGGTGAGACCCACCACTTGGTCCGCAGCTGAGATGTGTTCCTTCCATTGCTGTGTCGTTCCACACTGTGTGTGGCCACACCGCTCTCTGCTGCTGTCGATGAATGTTCGTGTTGTCGCTGGGCTTGGATGACAAGCGGGGGTCCTGCCGTGTGCGTTCCCTCAGTGGGTGTCCAGGGGGCTTCTGCTCGTCTTCGCTCCCCGCAGCAGGCTGGTACGATCAATCCTAGCTGACTGCCAAGACGCCGCACTCAGTCTTTAGTTTTAGACATGTGGCTGGCATTTAGCTACACACAGTTGTGGGGTAATTTGTTGTGTTGCATTTTAGGTGATTTTTTTGTGCGAGAAACAGGAAGGAGGAGCACACACAGATCAGCACAGCTCCCGAGTGCGGGTGGGGGCACTCGCCGGTGTGGCCGCCACCCAGGAGACACAGGTGGTCCCTTCACTCCAGAACCCCATCGCACCCCGGAGGGGGCCTCCCGGTCACTTTCACCATCACAGCCTGCTTTCGGCCGTCTGCGTCCCCCATAGAAATAGGACAGCAGGGGGCGTGGTGTCTGCTTTCCTTCACCCCGTGCATGTTTCGCCAGTGGTTCCAGACCCCGCAGAGCGCTCCGTGCCCTGGCACGCAGGGGGCGCCGGCTGATGAGGATTTCCTTTTCCAGTCTTGGTTGCAGCCCAAGGttcattttatctttatattcCAGCACTTTCTTTCACACAGATTTTTCTCCTCTGATAATTGTTTTGGTGCCTCCGTCAAAGTCAAGTGAACACCCAGAGGTGGCTGTTTCCAGACTCCAGCCGCCGGGCGTCACGCCAGTGCTGTTTTGGTCTCAGTAGCTCTGTGATGTATCCTCAAATCAGGGGGCATGCATTCTCCTCCGTTTTTTAAAGACCCTCTAGAGGTCATCTGCATTTCATTTGACAGCTTAGGATCAGCTTTTCCGGTTTTCCAAAAATACTGCCCCCAATTTCAGTGGGGCTCAGGTCCCTCTGGAGAGTCGGCACCCCACAGTGTGGAGCACCCGCACCACACCCCATTTACTGAGCTCGACTTTAATTTCTCAGCAGTGGCCTGTTTTCTGTACACAGGTCCTGTATGTGTCATTAAATCTGCTCCTGGGTATTGGACATTTTATGCTATTGAGAATagtatgtttttattcatttttccacGGTGTGTTTTCATAGGATCACAGCTCCTGTTCCCTCTTCCCACGCAGCTCTGCACGCTTGCTCGTGTCTCTGCCCTGGCCAGCTCGTCCTGTCCAGTGGGAGTGGCAGCGGCTCCCAGCCTTGTGGAATCCAGTCCGTTCTTTCAGTTAAGGGTCGTGTTGGCTCTGGAGTTTTTATGGGTGCCCCACAGATTGGAGGGGTTCTGTCCtgctttgctgagagtttttcgtGTGAGTATTGAACGGTGTCAAGTGCTTTTTGCACGCCCACCGAGGAGATGGTCGAGGTGTGCCCGTGTGTTGTGCCACTGCTGTGAAGCATGTGGACTGTCACACGCTGAAGTGGCCTCGCACGCCCGGGTGAGCGCCACTGGGCCAGGACGCACTGtccttttctgtctgatggatgaGATTTGCTAATACTCGGTTAAGGACTTTTCTGTGTATTCTCACCAGGGGCCCTGGTCTGCGGTTTAGTTTTTCTTGTCATAGGAGCTTTTGGGCTTATTGACTTTTCTCTattgtctgctttctttttcaCTGACTTCTGCTCTTACTATTTACATTACTATTCTGTGTGGTGTTTAATTTGTTGTCCTTTTTCTGGCTTCTGATGATAGCAGCTTAGATCATTGATTAAGAATATAGAACAGTGGACAATAGAATGAACAAGCTTGATCTACTTATGCCCATTAGAGAAAACATATTCTTCTTAAATagatacagaacatttttaaattgacTATGTACCAGGATACAAAGCAAATGCCAATTTTCAAAAGATAGGTTAGAATGATACAGATCACATTTTTTGACAGTGCAATTAAGAAGGAAATCAGTGAGAGAGACaattaaaataagtatatttagaaacttcaaaaatacatttggatcaaagaagaaatcatattagaaaatacttttaattgAATGACAGTGAAAATACTGTACACACCAAAATTTGGGGGGTGTGGTAGAGTGATATTTGGGGGAAGTTTATAACCataagtgccttttttttttttttaaagaacaaagggACGTCCAGTTCCAGTATTGGCAGGCTGGGTTATCTGCACTAACTCACACACTGAAAATAAATATGTTCTCTTCAGTATTAAACATTTCCGTCAAAGCAGTAGAAAGCTACGGCCTATGAAGGTGCGACCAGGGCAGATGAAGGGCCCACAGGAGCCcaggggcaggggcggggctgAAGCACCGGCTGTCTCCCCCCAGGGGCTTAGCGCTTCTGGGCCTTCCTCAGTGAGAGGACGGGCAGGGCCGCAGGCTGGTCTGCTGCAGGGCACGCCTCACGAGCTCCCCCCTCAGGGCCAGACCAcaccagcccctcctccctgccccaggaAAGGCGGGCTGGCCAGCTGCTCCACACAGCAAGGTGGTTCCAGAAAGTCCCATTCCTGAGGACCCCTGACCCAGGGCCAGCGCCCCAGCCTGGTCTGGGCCTCAAGCCACAGACGTCACTCACGGTGGTTCGGGCCCGGTAGTGCTCTGGCACCTGGTAGAAGTTAACATAAACAGCCCTTTCTGGAAGAAATTGTCTTTCTCCTCATTCTCAAACCCAGAGTAATTGTTCACAGACACAGACTAGCACAAAAGGCAGCAAAGCCCTGCAAGTGGGGAcacaggaggaggggcaggggtagGTGGGTAAGGACGCAAGGCACAGGGGTGGCCGGCAGT
This sequence is a window from Manis pentadactyla isolate mManPen7 chromosome 5, mManPen7.hap1, whole genome shotgun sequence. Protein-coding genes within it:
- the LRPAP1 gene encoding alpha-2-macroglobulin receptor-associated protein, whose amino-acid sequence is MASRKAGRGPGGLPAAAPARLPLLLLPLLLGPWPAAGHGGKYSREKNAPAPPPGRQPGGEFRMEKLSQLWEKARRLRLPPVKLSELHADLKIQERDELNWKKSKAEGLDADGEKEAKLTRNLNVILAKYGLDGRKDTQATSNSLNGGAQDDSLGDPRLEKLWHKAKTSGKFSGEELDKLWREFQHHREKVLEYNILLETASRTEEIQENVISPSDVSHIKGDVLHSRHAELKDRLRGINQGFDRLRKVSHQGYGSAAEFEEPRVIDLWDLARSANFTEKELESFREELKHFESKIEKHNHYQKQLEISHQKLKHVESLGDAEHVSRNKEKYALLEEKTKELGYKVKKHLQDLSSRISRARHNEL